One part of the uncultured Bacteroides sp. genome encodes these proteins:
- a CDS encoding M3 family metallopeptidase produces the protein MMNMIQAQNPFLEKYTTPHGTAPFDKIKKEHFEPALEEGMKQHMAEIYAIVNNPEAPSFKNTIVALEKSGVLLNRVQSVFSNLLSAETDDDLQAIAEKMMPLLSEHSNNISLNKKLFERIKAVYSQINKLKLNKEDSKLLQNTYDSFVRSGANLEGEAKVKYRALTAELSKLTLQYGQNILKETNNYELVITDKAQLAGLPESTLEAAALTAKEKGKEGWVFTLNAPSYIPFMTYCENRELRKELYTAYNTLCTHDNEYNNFANVTRIANIRQEIAQLLGYKNYAAYTLEKRMAENSDAVYKLLNQLVDAYKPTAEKELKDVQELASQEQGPIFQTMPWDWAFYSNKLKDQRFNINDEMLRPYFELSKVKEGVFGLATKLYGITFKENKNIPVYHSDVEAYEVFDKDGKYLAVLYTDFHPRAGKRAGAWMTQFKEQWKENGKDSRPHISLVMNFTKPTENKPALLTFSEVETFLHEFGHSLHGMMANSTYESLSGTNVYWDFVELPSQIMENFAIEKDFLNTFAKHYQTNEQLPQELIQRIVDASNFNTGYACLRQVSLGLLDMAWYTRNTPFEENVIEYERQAMTKTKLLPVLDNESMSVRFSHIFSGGYSAGYYSYKWAEVLDADAFSLFKQKGIFNKEVATSFRENILSKGGTEHPMKLYKRFRGQEPTIDALLIRNGIKE, from the coding sequence ATTATGAACATGATTCAAGCTCAGAATCCATTTCTGGAAAAGTATACTACACCTCACGGCACAGCTCCTTTTGATAAAATTAAAAAAGAACATTTTGAACCAGCTTTGGAAGAGGGTATGAAACAACATATGGCAGAGATTTATGCTATAGTTAATAACCCTGAAGCTCCTAGCTTTAAAAACACAATTGTAGCACTAGAGAAATCTGGAGTGTTACTTAATAGAGTTCAAAGTGTATTTAGCAATTTGCTCAGTGCAGAAACAGACGATGATCTTCAGGCAATAGCTGAAAAAATGATGCCACTCTTATCCGAACACTCAAATAACATCAGTCTTAATAAAAAATTATTTGAGAGGATAAAAGCTGTTTATAGCCAAATAAATAAATTAAAGTTGAACAAAGAGGACAGCAAACTTCTGCAAAACACTTATGATAGTTTTGTACGTAGCGGAGCAAATCTGGAAGGTGAAGCAAAAGTTAAATATCGTGCTTTGACAGCTGAATTAAGCAAGCTTACTTTGCAATATGGACAAAATATTCTGAAAGAAACAAATAACTATGAATTAGTTATTACAGACAAAGCACAACTTGCAGGACTACCAGAAAGCACCCTTGAAGCGGCAGCCTTAACAGCCAAAGAAAAAGGAAAAGAAGGTTGGGTGTTTACACTGAATGCTCCTAGTTATATTCCTTTCATGACATATTGTGAAAACCGTGAGCTAAGAAAAGAACTTTATACAGCTTATAATACCCTTTGTACTCATGACAATGAATACAATAATTTTGCAAACGTGACAAGAATAGCCAATATTCGTCAGGAAATAGCGCAATTACTAGGTTATAAGAATTATGCTGCATATACTCTTGAAAAACGCATGGCTGAAAATAGTGATGCTGTATATAAGCTACTTAATCAGCTAGTTGATGCTTACAAACCTACTGCAGAAAAAGAATTGAAAGATGTGCAAGAACTGGCAAGCCAGGAACAAGGTCCTATTTTTCAGACAATGCCATGGGATTGGGCATTCTATTCTAACAAATTAAAAGACCAGAGATTCAATATCAATGACGAAATGTTGCGTCCTTACTTTGAATTGAGTAAAGTTAAAGAGGGTGTATTTGGATTAGCTACAAAATTATATGGCATCACTTTCAAAGAAAACAAAAATATACCTGTATACCATTCAGATGTCGAAGCATACGAAGTCTTTGATAAGGATGGAAAATACTTGGCTGTCTTATACACAGATTTTCATCCTCGTGCAGGGAAACGTGCAGGAGCATGGATGACTCAATTTAAAGAACAATGGAAAGAAAATGGTAAAGATAGTCGTCCACACATTTCTTTGGTTATGAATTTCACAAAACCAACAGAAAATAAACCAGCCTTGCTTACTTTTAGTGAAGTAGAAACTTTCCTGCATGAGTTTGGTCATTCTCTTCATGGGATGATGGCCAACTCGACTTATGAAAGTCTTAGCGGAACTAATGTTTACTGGGATTTTGTTGAATTGCCTTCGCAAATAATGGAAAACTTTGCGATTGAAAAAGATTTTTTGAACACATTTGCAAAGCATTATCAAACTAACGAACAATTGCCTCAGGAGCTAATTCAACGTATTGTTGACGCATCCAATTTTAATACCGGATATGCCTGCCTTCGTCAGGTAAGCTTAGGATTACTGGATATGGCATGGTATACTAGAAATACCCCATTTGAGGAAAATGTGATTGAATACGAGCGGCAAGCTATGACAAAAACAAAACTTCTGCCGGTATTAGACAATGAATCTATGAGCGTACGATTCTCACATATATTCTCCGGAGGTTATTCTGCCGGCTATTATAGTTATAAGTGGGCGGAAGTACTGGATGCTGATGCTTTCTCATTATTCAAGCAAAAAGGAATTTTCAATAAAGAAGTCGCGACTTCTTTCCGTGAAAATATACTATCTAAAGGTGGTACAGAACATCCGATGAAGTTATATAAACGTTTCCGCGGACAAGAACCAACTATTGATGCTTTATTAATTAGAAACGGCATTAAAGAATAA
- a CDS encoding sulfatase-like hydrolase/transferase, protein MKDRFFLLLKTYVFFILFFVVQKPVFMLYYHDLYHDCSLLDYFGVIWHGLPLDASIAGYFTILPGLFLIASLWLNSTVTSIVFKIYYGIVAFVIGCVFISDIVLYKYWGFRLDSSPLFYLKTPKDAFASADLITIILALFFIIAIISALIYLFNLILIKPEIKIKKPYYRRKTALVLLLVTGFLFIPIRGGFSVSTMNTGWAYFSDKIELNHAAINPCFSLMESLSREQAFDKQYRFMKDDEATKELDKLKDVTATDSIPALLTTKRPNVIIVILESFTSKIVQPLGGLPDVASNMNAFCKEGILFTNFYANSFRTDRGLVSILSGYPAQPTTSIMKYPQRSQSLPSISKSLKKAGYSTEYYYGGDANFTNMRSYLLSQGYDRIVCDKDFPLKERLSKWGAPDQYLFNRALSDFLGVQKEPFFKTIQTSSSHEPFDVPSHKFKDPFLNSAFYTDSCLGKFIDQYKQTKYWKNTVFVLVPDHAMRYPASITNHEIERFQIPLILIGGAVKKPVKIDTYASQIDIAATILYQLGLPHKDFTFSKNILNPKSPHFGYFSFPNGFGMTTSQNQLIFDCEANKVVLDRGNRKNLNQKPAKAYMQKLYDDLAKR, encoded by the coding sequence ATGAAGGATAGATTTTTCTTGTTGCTAAAAACATATGTGTTTTTCATCTTATTTTTTGTAGTTCAAAAGCCTGTATTTATGTTGTATTATCATGATCTGTATCATGATTGCTCATTATTGGATTATTTCGGAGTTATTTGGCATGGTTTACCACTCGATGCTTCAATTGCCGGCTATTTTACTATACTCCCCGGATTGTTTCTTATAGCTTCTTTATGGCTAAATTCGACTGTGACCAGTATAGTTTTTAAAATTTACTATGGCATTGTTGCTTTCGTTATTGGATGCGTTTTTATATCTGACATTGTTCTTTATAAATATTGGGGCTTCAGACTAGATTCTTCACCTCTTTTTTATTTAAAAACGCCGAAAGATGCTTTTGCAAGTGCCGATCTTATAACAATTATTTTAGCCTTATTTTTTATTATTGCAATTATATCAGCGCTTATTTATTTGTTTAATCTGATTCTTATTAAACCTGAGATTAAAATAAAGAAACCATATTATCGTAGAAAAACAGCATTGGTATTACTTTTAGTAACAGGATTTCTTTTTATTCCCATCCGTGGTGGGTTTTCTGTATCAACAATGAATACCGGATGGGCATATTTTAGTGATAAAATAGAACTAAACCATGCGGCAATAAACCCTTGTTTTAGTTTGATGGAATCTCTTTCCCGTGAACAAGCTTTTGATAAACAATATCGTTTTATGAAGGACGATGAAGCAACTAAAGAACTTGATAAACTCAAAGATGTTACAGCAACTGATAGTATTCCGGCTTTGCTCACAACAAAGAGACCGAATGTAATTATTGTAATTCTTGAAAGTTTTACTTCGAAAATAGTTCAACCTTTAGGCGGTTTACCTGATGTGGCTTCTAATATGAATGCGTTCTGTAAAGAAGGAATATTGTTCACTAATTTCTATGCAAACAGTTTTCGAACAGATCGTGGCCTTGTTTCAATTCTAAGTGGTTATCCAGCTCAGCCTACAACCTCAATAATGAAATATCCTCAACGAAGTCAGTCATTACCTTCTATATCTAAGTCATTGAAGAAAGCTGGTTACTCTACAGAATACTACTATGGTGGAGATGCTAATTTTACTAATATGCGCTCCTATTTATTATCACAAGGGTATGATCGAATTGTATGTGATAAAGATTTTCCTTTAAAAGAAAGACTCTCGAAGTGGGGTGCTCCCGATCAGTATTTGTTTAATCGCGCTTTGTCTGATTTCTTAGGAGTACAAAAGGAACCATTCTTTAAAACGATCCAGACTTCAAGTAGTCATGAACCTTTTGATGTTCCGTCTCATAAGTTTAAAGATCCATTTCTTAATTCGGCTTTTTATACAGATAGTTGTTTGGGGAAATTTATTGATCAATATAAGCAAACTAAATATTGGAAGAATACTGTATTTGTACTTGTACCAGACCATGCAATGCGTTATCCTGCTTCAATTACCAACCATGAGATTGAACGTTTTCAGATACCGCTGATACTTATTGGTGGAGCCGTTAAAAAGCCTGTAAAAATAGACACTTATGCTTCTCAGATTGATATAGCAGCAACAATTCTTTACCAATTGGGATTGCCGCATAAAGATTTTACCTTTAGCAAGAATATACTAAATCCTAAATCTCCTCATTTTGGATACTTTAGTTTTCCAAATGGCTTTGGTATGACTACTTCTCAGAATCAGTTAATATTTGACTGTGAGGCAAATAAAGTTGTTCTTGATCGTGGAAATAGAAAGAATTTAAATCAAAAACCTGCAAAAGCTTATATGCAAAAGTTATATGATGATTTGGCTAAACGATAA
- a CDS encoding aminopeptidase P family protein produces MFTKETYINRREQFKKTVASGILLFLGNDECGMNYADNTYPFRQDSTFLYFFGLSYAGLSAIIDIDNDKEIIFGDELTIDDIVWMGTQPTLKEKSERVGVACTQPSKSIESYLKDALNKGQQIHFLPTYRAEHKLKLMDWLGYMPAAQEASVPFIRAVVNQRNYKSVEEIVEIEKACNTTADMHIKAMQILRPGMKESEIAGALADVALSAGGNLSFPTIATINGQTLHNHYHGNIVKPGDMLLLDAGAETAMGYAGDMSSTIPVDKKFSSRQKDVYDIQVASHLAAVEALRPGIPFKEVYEFSSKVIVEGMKSLGLMNGNADDAVREGAHAMFFQCGLGHMMGLDVHDMENLGEVYVGYDGEPKSTQFGRKSLRLGRKLEPGFVLTIEPGVYFIPELMDLWKGEKKFTEFINYDKLETYKDFGGIRNEEDYLITEDGARRLGKKIPLTTDEVEALR; encoded by the coding sequence ATGTTTACTAAAGAAACTTATATAAATAGAAGAGAACAGTTTAAGAAGACTGTTGCTTCTGGAATCTTGTTATTTTTGGGTAACGATGAGTGTGGAATGAATTATGCGGATAATACATACCCGTTTAGACAAGATTCTACTTTTCTATATTTTTTCGGTTTATCTTATGCCGGTCTTTCTGCCATTATTGATATAGATAATGACAAGGAAATTATTTTTGGTGACGAACTGACTATCGATGATATTGTGTGGATGGGCACACAGCCTACTCTGAAAGAGAAGAGTGAAAGAGTAGGAGTTGCATGTACACAACCTTCTAAGAGCATTGAATCTTATTTAAAAGATGCTTTGAATAAAGGACAGCAAATTCATTTTTTACCAACCTATAGAGCAGAACATAAGCTTAAACTAATGGATTGGCTTGGATATATGCCGGCGGCTCAGGAAGCTTCTGTTCCTTTTATTCGTGCAGTGGTAAATCAACGAAATTACAAATCTGTAGAAGAAATAGTTGAGATAGAAAAAGCTTGCAATACTACTGCTGATATGCACATTAAAGCGATGCAAATACTTCGTCCGGGAATGAAGGAAAGTGAAATTGCAGGTGCACTTGCAGATGTAGCTTTGTCTGCTGGTGGGAATCTTTCTTTTCCAACTATTGCTACAATAAACGGGCAAACATTGCATAACCATTATCATGGGAATATTGTAAAACCAGGCGATATGTTACTTTTGGATGCTGGCGCCGAAACTGCAATGGGATATGCGGGGGATATGTCATCTACGATTCCTGTTGATAAGAAATTTTCTAGTCGTCAGAAAGACGTTTACGATATTCAGGTTGCTTCTCATCTTGCAGCTGTTGAGGCTCTCCGTCCAGGTATTCCGTTCAAAGAAGTATATGAATTTTCATCGAAGGTAATTGTTGAAGGAATGAAATCTTTAGGATTAATGAATGGTAATGCTGATGATGCTGTTCGTGAGGGTGCTCATGCTATGTTCTTCCAATGTGGATTGGGACATATGATGGGGCTTGATGTTCATGATATGGAAAATTTAGGAGAAGTTTATGTAGGATATGACGGTGAACCAAAAAGTACTCAGTTCGGACGTAAATCTCTTCGTCTTGGAAGGAAACTGGAACCAGGATTTGTTTTGACTATTGAACCAGGTGTTTATTTTATTCCAGAATTAATGGATTTGTGGAAAGGTGAGAAGAAGTTCACAGAATTTATCAACTATGATAAATTAGAAACGTACAAAGATTTCGGTGGTATCCGTAATGAGGAAGATTATTTAATTACGGAAGATGGAGCCCGTCGATTAGGTAAGAAAATTCCATTAACAACAGATGAAGTAGAAGCATTAAGATAA
- a CDS encoding DMT family transporter, producing MEKNSKAILYGSVAVLSWSTVATAFKIGLKSLTYFELILIASCTALIIFTMVLIVQKKLAVISSFSSKKWLRFAGIGLLNPVAYYLVLFKSYSLLPAQVAQPINYTWPILLLIMLAIFTRRPIPIPKYMGLTFSLLGVVLISLGAGKSDVSGISVLGILLALFSAVMWATYWMINNKNKDIDSTVSLFMGFLFGTIYLLVAALFVGVNIENTTSLLAGIYVGAFEIAIPFICFGMAIRMTNNPALINQLCYLSPFMSLFFISIVLGEQIYLSTYIGLILIVGGIVFNQYFAHKITMKLYRTIVKYRITHRAYSS from the coding sequence ATGGAGAAGAATTCTAAAGCCATACTCTATGGGAGTGTGGCTGTGTTAAGTTGGTCAACAGTTGCTACTGCTTTTAAGATTGGTTTGAAAAGTCTGACCTATTTTGAACTAATTCTAATTGCCAGTTGTACAGCCCTGATTATTTTTACTATGGTACTTATTGTTCAAAAGAAACTGGCTGTTATAAGTTCTTTTAGCAGTAAGAAGTGGTTACGTTTTGCCGGAATTGGATTGTTGAATCCAGTTGCGTATTATCTTGTATTGTTTAAATCCTATTCTTTATTGCCAGCACAAGTAGCTCAACCAATAAACTATACGTGGCCTATTCTTTTATTGATTATGCTAGCAATATTTACGCGCAGACCAATTCCGATACCTAAATATATGGGATTGACTTTTTCATTGTTGGGAGTTGTTTTAATATCATTGGGCGCTGGTAAATCTGATGTTTCTGGAATTTCTGTTTTGGGAATTCTTTTAGCTTTGTTCAGTGCTGTCATGTGGGCAACTTACTGGATGATAAATAATAAAAATAAAGATATAGATAGTACGGTATCTCTTTTTATGGGATTTCTTTTTGGTACCATTTATCTGTTGGTTGCAGCTTTATTTGTAGGTGTTAATATAGAAAATACGACAAGTCTTCTGGCAGGAATATATGTTGGCGCTTTTGAAATTGCTATTCCTTTTATTTGTTTTGGTATGGCTATTCGTATGACTAATAACCCCGCATTGATTAATCAACTTTGTTATTTGTCACCTTTCATGTCTTTATTCTTTATATCTATTGTTTTAGGAGAACAAATTTATCTCTCTACATATATAGGTCTTATATTAATAGTAGGAGGCATTGTTTTTAATCAGTATTTTGCTCATAAAATTACAATGAAGCTTTATAGAACAATAGTGAAATATCGCATAACTCATAGAGCTTATTCCAGCTGA
- a CDS encoding integrase core domain-containing protein: protein MTENGDPLENAIAERVNGILKTEWIEHMQFKDIRQARDALIKVIEDYNTKRPHYSIDMKTPEDAHLQYGEIKQKWKNYYKKKDEYLNLNHCSGSA, encoded by the coding sequence ATGACGGAAAATGGAGACCCTTTGGAAAATGCGATTGCAGAAAGAGTCAACGGAATATTAAAGACCGAATGGATTGAACATATGCAGTTTAAGGATATCAGGCAAGCAAGAGATGCTCTAATAAAGGTCATAGAAGACTATAATACTAAAAGACCCCATTATAGTATTGATATGAAAACTCCTGAGGATGCACATCTACAGTATGGAGAGATAAAACAAAAATGGAAAAATTATTATAAGAAAAAGGATGAATACTTGAATTTAAATCATTGCTCTGGGAGCGCCTAA
- a CDS encoding DDE-type integrase/transposase/recombinase has product MNQLHEESSDYSIQALCSLFGYSKQAYYKYFGKGFSRAANKALTLEMVDNVRKDMSCIGGRKLHHILKGKMRERCLGRDALFNLLREYGYLIRRRRTKAVTTNSRHHFRRFKNLIKGWKPTAPNQLYVSDITYIDGPKDSFYYLSLVTDAYSRKIVGWHLATTLEAEGPIQALKMALSEWTQEWHLVHHSDRGIQYCCNEYVSILNSIR; this is encoded by the coding sequence GTGAATCAGCTTCACGAAGAAAGCTCTGATTACAGTATTCAGGCGCTTTGTTCATTGTTTGGGTATAGTAAGCAAGCTTATTATAAATACTTTGGCAAAGGATTTTCCAGGGCCGCCAATAAAGCGCTGACTTTAGAGATGGTCGATAATGTCCGCAAAGATATGTCATGTATTGGAGGGCGTAAACTCCACCATATTCTGAAGGGAAAAATGAGAGAAAGATGCTTAGGACGGGATGCATTATTTAATTTGTTACGGGAATATGGATATCTGATAAGAAGAAGGAGAACAAAAGCGGTTACAACCAATTCCAGACACCATTTCCGGAGGTTTAAGAATCTGATAAAGGGATGGAAACCAACTGCTCCAAACCAGTTGTATGTAAGTGATATTACCTATATAGACGGGCCCAAAGACAGTTTCTATTATCTTTCCCTGGTAACGGATGCTTATTCCAGAAAAATTGTGGGATGGCATCTGGCAACTACATTGGAAGCCGAAGGTCCTATACAAGCTCTAAAAATGGCACTATCGGAATGGACACAGGAATGGCACCTGGTTCACCACTCTGACCGGGGAATACAGTACTGCTGCAATGAGTATGTGTCCATACTTAATAGTATCAGGTAA
- a CDS encoding FAD-dependent oxidoreductase produces the protein MRIIGITYFLFFLFLLTSCKSLPENEVDVLVIGGGASGVTAGIQSARMGANTLIIEETSWLGGMLTSAGVSAVDGNYNLPSGLWGEFKSNLTNYYSGADSLKTGWVSNVLFEPSVGNKILNEMVSREQNLKVWKESATNSVKKEGDKWFVTIRTGNKTKRIEAKVLIDATELGDIAKLCGVKYDIGMESRTDTKESIAPEKKNNIVQDITYVAVLKDYGKDVTIPRPEGYDSTEFACACASPICIKPKEPNRLWSKDMMITYGKLPNNKYMINWPIEGNDYYINLVEMTPVERVEALKYAKDYTIRFLYYLQKELGYKTLGLADDEYPTADKLPFIPYHRESRRIHGEVRFTLNDITEPYSQPEKLYRTCIAVGDYPVDHHHTRYHGYEELPNLYFYPIPSYGLPLGTLIPKEVNNLVVAEKSISVSNLANGTTRLQPVVLQIGQAAGALAALSVKKQKDIREVSVRSVQNAILSAGGFLLPYLDVKVDNPLFKPYQRIGSTGILKGVGKHVDWSNQTWLRADTLLLTSELDGLKDVYPSAVYDTTKKTMTVNEALVMIKQIANSENISIKGDIVDLAHGIYSDYGLKDLSLNKEIKRGEIALLIDQLLDPFNRKEVDIRGNYK, from the coding sequence ATGAGAATAATAGGCATAACTTATTTCTTATTTTTTCTCTTCCTATTAACTTCGTGCAAAAGCTTGCCTGAAAATGAAGTTGATGTTCTTGTTATCGGAGGTGGTGCCAGTGGTGTGACTGCCGGAATTCAATCAGCACGTATGGGTGCAAATACTTTGATTATTGAAGAAACTTCTTGGTTAGGTGGTATGCTAACTTCTGCAGGTGTAAGTGCTGTTGATGGAAACTACAATTTGCCCTCAGGTCTTTGGGGAGAATTTAAAAGCAATCTTACTAATTATTATAGTGGAGCAGATTCATTGAAAACAGGATGGGTGAGTAATGTATTATTCGAGCCATCTGTAGGAAATAAAATTCTGAATGAAATGGTCAGCCGGGAGCAAAATCTTAAGGTTTGGAAAGAATCTGCTACTAATAGCGTAAAGAAAGAGGGCGATAAATGGTTCGTTACTATTAGAACTGGAAATAAAACAAAACGGATTGAGGCTAAAGTTCTTATTGATGCAACAGAACTTGGAGATATCGCTAAGTTGTGTGGCGTGAAATATGATATAGGTATGGAAAGCCGCACAGATACTAAAGAATCTATTGCACCAGAGAAAAAAAATAATATAGTGCAGGATATTACATACGTTGCAGTTTTAAAAGATTATGGTAAAGATGTAACCATACCCCGTCCGGAAGGATATGATTCTACAGAATTTGCTTGTGCATGTGCCAGTCCTATATGCATTAAACCAAAAGAACCTAATCGTTTGTGGTCTAAGGATATGATGATAACCTACGGCAAGCTCCCTAATAATAAATATATGATCAATTGGCCTATTGAAGGTAATGATTATTATATTAATCTTGTTGAGATGACTCCGGTTGAACGTGTTGAGGCTTTGAAATACGCTAAAGATTATACGATACGTTTTCTGTATTATTTGCAAAAAGAATTAGGATATAAAACATTAGGATTAGCAGATGATGAATATCCCACAGCCGACAAACTTCCTTTTATCCCTTACCATAGAGAGTCGCGACGGATTCATGGCGAAGTTCGTTTTACACTCAATGATATAACCGAACCTTATAGTCAGCCGGAAAAATTGTATAGAACATGTATTGCTGTGGGTGACTATCCGGTTGATCATCATCATACCCGTTATCATGGATATGAAGAATTACCTAACCTTTATTTTTATCCTATTCCTTCGTATGGATTGCCTTTAGGTACGCTTATTCCTAAAGAGGTGAACAATCTTGTGGTGGCAGAAAAATCTATATCAGTTTCTAATCTGGCAAATGGTACCACTCGTTTGCAACCGGTTGTTTTACAGATTGGTCAGGCTGCCGGAGCATTAGCTGCTCTTTCAGTGAAGAAGCAGAAAGATATTCGTGAGGTTTCTGTCCGAAGCGTGCAGAATGCTATTCTGTCTGCCGGAGGTTTTTTACTTCCTTACTTGGATGTTAAAGTAGATAATCCTCTTTTTAAACCTTATCAGAGAATAGGTTCTACAGGTATTCTCAAAGGAGTTGGAAAGCATGTTGATTGGTCTAATCAAACCTGGTTACGGGCGGACACTTTGCTACTTACTTCAGAATTAGACGGATTAAAGGATGTTTATCCATCTGCTGTTTATGATACAACAAAAAAGACAATGACAGTGAATGAAGCGTTGGTTATGATTAAGCAAATTGCCAATTCTGAAAATATTTCTATAAAAGGTGATATTGTTGATTTGGCTCATGGTATTTATTCAGACTATGGATTAAAAGATTTAAGTCTGAATAAAGAAATAAAACGTGGAGAAATAGCTTTGCTTATTGATCAATTGCTTGATCCTTTCAATAGAAAAGAAGTGGATATACGAGGAAATTACAAGTAA